Part of the Rhodobacteraceae bacterium M385 genome is shown below.
GCCTCTGCGCCAGTCGCTGGATGCAGGCGGCCGAAGAACATGCCGCGCCCTTGGTCAACCTCTCGGCCACCCACAGGCGCGCACTCGAAATTATTCCTCTGGAACTGTTGGAGGCGAATGCCGCACCCTAAAGGACCGCCGCCACAGCCACCAAAGTGCTGCCGTAAACAACATCAGCGCCACCAGCGCCGTCTCTCCCGGCGTTGTCAGGCCAAGCACAATGCTTGCAACAACTATCGCCAGAACAACGGCCAGCATCAGCGCCACGATCCATTTCGAAACCACCGCGCCCGCCTGCCGTAACATCGCCGCGCCGCAGGCGCTGCCCGAAATCAGAAACACCGGCACAGCGAATACTGCCTGCATCAAGGCGTCAGGGGGCAGCAGAAAAGCGGCCGCCACAAGGCTGACGACAAAACACACCATCACCGCCAAGCCCGCGAGCAGCACCCAGACAATCGCCTTGGGGTTGGTCACGCGATCTCGCTCATGTTCCAGCCAAGGGCGCGTGCCACGGTGAAGATATCCTTGTCGCCGCGCCCGCACATGTTCATGCAGATCAAGTGATCCTTGGGCAAATCACCCGCGATCTTGGCCACATGGGCAAGCGCGTGGGATGGCTCAAGCGCCGGAATGATACCCTCGGTCTCACACGACAGCTGGAACGCCTCCAGCGCCTCCTTGTCCGTGATCGAGACATATTGCGCCCGACCGATCTCGTGCAGCCATGCGTGTTCCGGCCCGATACCGGGGTAATCGAGCCCAGCGCTGATGGAATGCCCCTCAAGGATCTGCCCATCGTCATCTTGCAGCAGATAGGTCCGGTTCCCGTGCAACACACCGGGGCGCCCTCCGGTCAGAGACGCGCAATGCTCCATCTTCTGATCGACGCCGTGGCCCCCGGCCTCGACCCCGATAATATTCACGTCCTTGTCGTCAAGGAACGGGAAGAACAGCCCCATCGCGTTGGAGCCTCCGCCAATCGCCGCAATCAGCGTATCGGGCAAACGCCCCTCGGCGGCCATCATCTGTTCCTTGGCTTCCTTGCCGATAATGGCTTGGAAATCGCGGACCATCGCGGGGTAGGGATGCGGGCCCGCGACCGTGCCGATGCAGTAGAATGTATCGCGCACATTGGTGACCCAATCGCGCAACGCATCGTTCATGGCGTCCTTCAACGTGCCGCGCCCGCTGGTTACTGGCACAACTTCCGCGCCCAACAACTTCATACGGAACACGTTCGGGGCCTGACGTTCCACGTCGGTGGCCCCCATATAGACCACGCACTTCAGCCCAAACTTGGCGCAAACTGTCGCCGTCGCCACCCCGTGCTGGCCCGCGCCGGTCTCTGCGATGATCCGCGTCTTGCCCATGCGCCGCGCCAGAATGATCTGACCCAGCACGTTGTTGATCTTATGAGCGCCCGTGTGGTTCAACTCATCGCGCTTGAGGTAAATCTTCGCGCCGCCCAACCGTTCCGTCAGCCGCTCCGCGTAATACAGGGGCGAGGGGCGACCCACGTAATGGGTCCACAGATCGTGCATCTCAGCCCAAAAACTGTCGTCGGTCTTGGCGAATTCGTACTGCTTCTCCAGCTCAAGGATCAGCGGCATCAGCGTCTCGGAC
Proteins encoded:
- the trpB gene encoding tryptophan synthase subunit beta, whose translation is MPDDILNSFMTGPDEKGRFGDFGGRFVSETLMPLILELEKQYEFAKTDDSFWAEMHDLWTHYVGRPSPLYYAERLTERLGGAKIYLKRDELNHTGAHKINNVLGQIILARRMGKTRIIAETGAGQHGVATATVCAKFGLKCVVYMGATDVERQAPNVFRMKLLGAEVVPVTSGRGTLKDAMNDALRDWVTNVRDTFYCIGTVAGPHPYPAMVRDFQAIIGKEAKEQMMAAEGRLPDTLIAAIGGGSNAMGLFFPFLDDKDVNIIGVEAGGHGVDQKMEHCASLTGGRPGVLHGNRTYLLQDDDGQILEGHSISAGLDYPGIGPEHAWLHEIGRAQYVSITDKEALEAFQLSCETEGIIPALEPSHALAHVAKIAGDLPKDHLICMNMCGRGDKDIFTVARALGWNMSEIA